One Salvelinus sp. IW2-2015 unplaced genomic scaffold, ASM291031v2 Un_scaffold2640, whole genome shotgun sequence DNA window includes the following coding sequences:
- the LOC112074459 gene encoding tubulin-specific chaperone D: protein MPQLLPIALGIDLHSRHGAILASAEISHALYKLANQNNRPVTELISSDCVDGLKSIHQRLFDRKQYRGFGGELMRPAVCSSLRTCPSPRCRSTTTLSSLAGSG from the exons ATGCCTCAGCTGTTGCCCATAGCGCTGGGCATTGATCTACACAGTCGCCATGGCGCCATTCTGGCATCTGCCGAGATCAGCCACGCCCTCTACAAGCTGGCCAATCAGAACAACAG ACCGGTGACGGAGCTCATCTCTTCAGACTGTGTGGATGGACTCAAGAGCATTCACCAGAGG CTATTTGACAGGAAGCAGTACAG GGGCTTTGGTGGTGAGCTGATGAGGCCTGCCGTCTGTTCCTCATTGAGAACATGTCCCTCTCCAAGATGCCGTTCAACGACGACCCTGTCATCA CTGGCTGGCAGTGGCTGA